A window from Sus scrofa isolate TJ Tabasco breed Duroc chromosome 2, Sscrofa11.1, whole genome shotgun sequence encodes these proteins:
- the LOC110259622 gene encoding olfactory receptor 7A10-like — protein TPMYFFLSNLSFVDICFTSTTIPKMLVNIQTENKLITYTGCITQLYFSTLFGGWDNFLLAVMAYDHFFAVCHPLHYMVKMSPQFCGPLVLVSWILGALNSLLQTLMVLQLSFCTDLEIPHFFCDLDEVVKLSCSDTFLNDTVLYFSAGLLAGGPLAGILYSYSKIVSTVCRISSAQGKYKAFSTCASHLSVVSLFYFSVLGDYLMSAATHSSHSTAVASVMYTVVTPMLNPFIYSLKNKDLKGALKRFCEMTGVKWTTVLKVTNCP, from the coding sequence acacccatgtacttcttcctctccaatctgtcctttgtggacatatgttttacttccaccaccatcccaaagatgctagTGAATATACAGACAGAGAATAAACTTATAACCTATACAGGCTGCATCACCCAGTTGTATTTTTCCACACTCTTTGGAGGTTGGGATAACTTTCTTCttgctgtgatggcctatgaccactTCTTTGCCGTTTGCCACCCCCTGCACTACATGGTCAAAATGAGCCCCCAGTTCTGTGGACCTCTGGTGCTGGTGTCCTGGATCTTGGGTGCCCTGAACTCCCTGCTACAAACCCTAATGGTGTTACAACTCTCCTTCTGTACAGACTTGGAAatcccccactttttctgtgatcTAGATGAAGTGGTCAAACTTAGCTGTTCTGACACTTTTCTTAATGACACTGTGTTGTATTTTTCAGCTGGGCTGCTGGCTGGTGGCCCCCTTGCTGGTATCCTTTATTCTTACTCTAAGATAGTTTCCACCGTATGTAGAATCTCATCAGCTCAAGGgaagtataaagcattttccaCCTGTGCCTCTCACCTGTCAGTTgtctccctgttttatttttcagtcctaGGAGATTACCTTATGTCTGctgctacccacagctcacactcGACTGCAGtagcctcagtgatgtacacagtggtcacacccatgctgaaccccttcatctacagtctgaaGAATAAAGACCTAAAAGGGGCTCTGAAGAGATTCTGTGAGATGACAGGTGTAAAATGGACAACTGTCCTGAAGGTGACGAACTGCCCTTGA
- the LOC100520124 gene encoding olfactory receptor 7A17-like has protein sequence MAYDRFVAICHPLHYTVIMNPWHCVLLLLSSYTISFPYSLLQSLTVVQLSFCTNREIPSFFCETNQVVQLACSDTFICDMVKYLAAVLLGGGSLAGIISSYSKIVSSIKGISSAHGKYKAFSTCASHLSVVFLFYCSVLGVYVISAVAHSSHSSATASVMHSVITPMLNPFIYSLRNKDIKEALKILFGKKKYRG, from the coding sequence ATGGCTTACGACAGGTTTGTGGCCATATGTCACCCCTTACACTATACAGTCATCATGAATCCTTGGCACTGTGTTCTTCTGCTTCTGTCATCTTATACTATAAGTTTCCCGTATTCCTTGTTACAAAGCTTAACAGTGGTACAGCTGTCCTTCTGTACAAACAGGGAAATCCCCAGTTTTTTCTGTGAAACCAATCAGGTTGTCCAACTGGCCTGTTCTGATACCTTCATCTGTGACATGGTAAAGTATCTTGCAGCAGTGCTGCTGGGTGGTGGTTCCCTTGCTGGAATAATTTCCTCTTACTCTAAGATAGTTTCTTCCATAAAAGGAATCTCATCAGCTCATGGGAAGTATAAAGCGTTTTCCACCTGTgcatctcacctctcagttgttttcttattttattgttcaGTCCTGGGAGTGTATGTCATTTCTGCTGTTGCCCACAGTTCACACTCAAGTGCAACAGCTTCGGTGATGCACAGTGTGATtacacccatgctgaaccccttcatctacagtctcAGGAATAAAGACATAAAGGAAGCTCTGAAAATATTATTTGGGAAGAAGAAATACAGGGGATAA